The following are from one region of the Stanieria cyanosphaera PCC 7437 genome:
- the sppA gene encoding signal peptide peptidase SppA has product MVWPFKKKTKKQVAKIEITGAIAGDTRKRVLKAFKTVEEKKFPALLLRIDSPGGTVGDSQEIYSALQRLQEDKNVKVVASFGNISASGGVYIGVGAKHIVANPGTITGSIGVILRGNNLERLLDKIGVSFKVVKSGPYKDILAFDRQLTPAEEQILQELIDISYQQFVKTVAEGRNLEVEKVKTFADGRVFTGEQALALGMVDRLGTEEDALRWAAELAGLDPDKTECYTIEEPKPLINRFLPGRGQTKSSIGTAIDWVEFELVTSGQPLWLYRP; this is encoded by the coding sequence ATGGTCTGGCCATTCAAAAAGAAAACAAAAAAACAAGTAGCTAAAATCGAAATTACAGGAGCGATCGCTGGAGACACTCGCAAACGAGTCCTCAAAGCTTTCAAAACTGTTGAAGAAAAAAAATTTCCTGCCCTACTGTTACGAATTGATTCCCCTGGCGGAACGGTAGGCGATTCTCAAGAAATTTATTCTGCACTACAACGCTTGCAAGAAGATAAAAATGTCAAGGTAGTTGCTAGTTTTGGTAATATCTCTGCCTCTGGTGGTGTTTATATTGGGGTTGGTGCAAAACACATTGTTGCTAACCCAGGCACAATTACTGGTAGTATTGGCGTAATTTTACGAGGTAACAATTTAGAACGACTTCTCGATAAGATTGGTGTTTCCTTTAAAGTAGTCAAATCAGGTCCTTATAAAGATATCCTCGCCTTTGACCGCCAATTAACCCCTGCCGAAGAACAAATCTTACAAGAATTAATTGATATCAGTTATCAACAATTTGTTAAGACAGTAGCAGAAGGACGAAATTTAGAAGTAGAAAAAGTAAAGACTTTTGCCGATGGAAGAGTATTCACAGGAGAACAGGCGTTAGCATTGGGTATGGTTGACCGCTTGGGGACAGAAGAAGATGCCCTGCGTTGGGCTGCCGAACTAGCAGGACTCGATCCGGATAAAACCGAATGCTACACCATCGAAGAACCAAAACCTTTAATCAATCGTTTTTTACCAGGTAGAGGTCAAACTAAATCTAGTATAGGAACTGCCATAGATTGGGTAGAATTTGAACTGGTTACTTCTGGTCAACCATTATGGTTATATCGACCATAA
- the aroH gene encoding chorismate mutase yields the protein MEWKVQGIRGATTVTENSLDAIAEAVTELLNEIEAHNQFNPQDVVCVFFTATRDLDAIFPAAVARNRPGWDNIPLLDLQQMHVAGSLPFCIRVLIQVNTPHPQSAMVHCYLRNARNLRPDLSISQINKSISSSIESYR from the coding sequence GTGGAATGGAAAGTGCAAGGCATTCGTGGGGCAACCACTGTTACAGAAAATAGTCTTGATGCGATCGCAGAAGCTGTAACAGAACTTTTAAATGAAATTGAAGCACATAATCAATTTAATCCTCAAGATGTCGTCTGCGTCTTTTTTACTGCCACTCGCGATTTAGATGCGATTTTCCCCGCAGCAGTAGCCAGAAATCGACCGGGATGGGACAATATCCCCCTTTTAGATTTGCAACAAATGCACGTCGCTGGCAGTTTGCCTTTCTGTATTCGAGTTTTAATTCAAGTAAATACTCCTCATCCGCAATCAGCAATGGTTCACTGCTATTTGAGAAATGCTCGAAATCTCCGCCCCGACTTAAGTATTTCTCAAATTAATAAATCCATTTCTTCTTCTATAGAATCTTATCGGTAA
- a CDS encoding glycosyltransferase family 4 protein, whose amino-acid sequence MLRLLFLSTPVGALGTGQGGGVELTVQNVAQELQQRGNRIEVVAPVGSKLQGISVTEIPGNLQVAVQTQSRDVPIILPDNSVLANIWGYARQVQSNYDLIVNFAFDWLPFYLTPWFDCPIAHFISMGSLTDALDRIMAQIAQQYPGTIGVYTKSQANTFSFADQCEILGSGIDLSLYQFCPQPENSLVWLGRIAPEKALEDAVAAAKITGIPLKIFGKIQDQDYWNRICQDFQDAPIEYGGFLSTQHLQQAMSKSRALLMTPRWVEAFGNVAIEALACGVPVIAYARGGPTEIIQDGMTGFLVEPDSVSGLVKAINSLAQINRFNCRQQAESEYSLTALGDRFRHWFTKILKS is encoded by the coding sequence ATGTTGAGGTTATTATTTTTATCAACCCCTGTCGGGGCATTGGGTACTGGACAAGGGGGAGGTGTAGAATTAACTGTCCAAAATGTTGCCCAGGAATTACAACAACGAGGCAATCGAATTGAAGTAGTTGCTCCTGTTGGTTCAAAGTTGCAAGGAATTTCTGTTACTGAGATACCAGGTAATCTACAAGTTGCGGTTCAAACTCAAAGTCGAGATGTCCCGATTATCTTACCAGATAATTCTGTCTTGGCAAATATATGGGGTTATGCGCGTCAGGTGCAAAGTAATTACGATTTGATTGTTAATTTTGCTTTTGATTGGTTACCTTTTTATCTTACGCCTTGGTTTGATTGCCCTATCGCTCATTTTATCAGTATGGGTTCTTTGACTGATGCTTTGGATCGCATTATGGCACAAATAGCTCAACAATATCCTGGTACGATTGGTGTTTATACTAAGTCGCAAGCGAATACTTTTTCTTTTGCCGATCAATGTGAAATTTTAGGTAGCGGTATTGATTTATCTTTATATCAATTTTGTCCTCAACCAGAAAATAGTCTGGTATGGTTGGGTAGAATTGCTCCAGAAAAAGCTTTAGAAGATGCTGTAGCAGCAGCTAAAATTACAGGAATTCCTCTGAAAATTTTCGGCAAAATACAAGATCAAGATTACTGGAATAGAATTTGTCAAGATTTTCAGGATGCACCGATTGAATATGGTGGTTTTTTATCTACTCAACATTTGCAGCAAGCAATGAGCAAAAGTCGCGCTTTACTAATGACTCCCCGTTGGGTAGAAGCTTTTGGTAATGTGGCAATTGAAGCTTTAGCTTGTGGTGTACCTGTAATTGCTTATGCTAGAGGAGGTCCTACAGAAATTATTCAAGATGGTATGACTGGTTTTTTGGTTGAACCAGATAGCGTTTCAGGTTTGGTTAAGGCAATTAATTCTTTAGCGCAAATTAATCGTTTTAATTGTCGTCAACAAGCAGAGTCAGAATATTCTTTAACTGCTTTAGGCGATCGCTTTAGACATTGGTTTACAAAGATTTTGAAATCTTAA
- a CDS encoding DMT family transporter — protein sequence MELSFKKTTFPWTTVILIAPFFLWGTAMVAMKGVIPQTTPLFMAGVRLFPAGLLVLATAAITHRRLTVSARGWWWIALFALVDGVMFQGFLAEGLVRTSAGLGSVMIDSQPLAVALLSKFLFGEVINVWGWLGLSIGILGISAIGIPDDWIYSLFHGELVAVDWSWQTLFDNGEWLMLLASLSMAVGTVLIPFVSRHVDPVVATGWHMILAGIPLFGFSWWYESEQWIHLDWQNWLCLGYATIFGSAIAYGLFFYLASLGNLTSLSALTFLTPVFALLFGNLLLSEVLSPLQTVGVCLTLISIYLINQREKLAQWLFKSDHCINTENDSATEIDSQLVQPPLALNLNQSKPEIILEE from the coding sequence ATGGAACTCAGCTTTAAAAAAACTACCTTTCCTTGGACTACTGTAATCCTAATTGCTCCTTTTTTCCTCTGGGGGACAGCAATGGTAGCGATGAAAGGAGTAATTCCGCAGACAACTCCGTTATTTATGGCAGGAGTGAGATTGTTTCCTGCTGGGTTATTAGTTCTGGCAACAGCAGCAATTACTCATCGTCGTTTAACAGTTTCTGCCCGAGGATGGTGGTGGATTGCGCTATTTGCTTTAGTAGATGGAGTAATGTTTCAGGGCTTTTTAGCGGAAGGGTTAGTCAGGACATCGGCGGGTTTGGGTTCGGTGATGATTGATTCTCAACCTTTAGCAGTAGCTTTGTTATCCAAATTTCTGTTTGGGGAGGTTATTAATGTTTGGGGTTGGTTAGGATTATCTATTGGCATCTTGGGCATTAGTGCAATTGGTATCCCTGATGACTGGATTTACAGTTTATTTCACGGCGAATTAGTTGCTGTTGATTGGAGTTGGCAAACTTTATTTGATAATGGCGAATGGCTGATGCTATTAGCTTCTTTATCAATGGCAGTCGGAACGGTGCTAATCCCCTTTGTCAGTCGTCATGTCGATCCAGTAGTCGCTACAGGTTGGCACATGATTTTAGCAGGAATTCCTTTATTTGGTTTTTCTTGGTGGTACGAATCAGAACAATGGATTCATCTGGATTGGCAAAACTGGCTTTGTTTGGGTTATGCAACAATTTTTGGTAGTGCGATCGCTTATGGTTTGTTTTTTTATTTAGCATCTTTAGGAAATTTAACTAGTCTTAGTGCTTTAACTTTTTTGACTCCAGTGTTTGCCTTATTGTTTGGTAATCTTTTACTTTCAGAAGTTCTTAGTCCGCTACAAACTGTAGGAGTTTGTTTAACTTTAATTAGTATTTATTTAATTAATCAACGAGAAAAATTAGCGCAATGGTTGTTTAAATCTGATCACTGTATTAATACTGAAAATGATTCAGCTACTGAAATAGATTCTCAATTGGTTCAACCACCATTAGCTCTCAATCTTAATCAATCTAAACCAGAAATCATTTTAGAAGAATAA
- a CDS encoding diguanylate cyclase domain-containing protein — protein sequence MTSLNPFLKGYQIFDKIYEGLTTIVYRGQDLDKQKPVVIKLLKNQYPQINDLIRLRNQYIITKNLDSDSLIKTYNLEHHGRSFALVMEDFGGIPLLDYLKSKNCSNLANQNLDDFFVIAIGIAKILEQLYCDRIIHQNIIPKHILINPHNQQVKLIDFGNASLLPKEHQFKQYFPTNTDNLAYISPEQTGKMNRGLDYRTDFYSVGIIFYQLLTGQLPFHSKDLIELIHFHLARIPPPLQQINSNVPLLLNDLVLKLLAKNPEERYQTGFGLRYDLELCQQQWQANQKITNFILGTRDICDRFIIPEKVYGREAEIETLLSAFERITQGEAEIILVSGYSGVGKTVLIHEIRQQIVNRNGYFLQGKFEQFQRSIPFLGIVQAFSNLVNQLLTENFTHLQQWRIKLTEALGKNGQLILNIIPELEQIIGKQPPVVELEPNAAEKRFNLIFYKFIQVFTTSNYPLVLFIDDLQWADLSSLKLIEFLVNKPTNSGLLIIGAYRDNEVDLAHPLMLSIEAIKKCHLTQVNEIKLSPLSLAALNSLVADTLSCQKKSALSLTELIYQKTQGNPFFSIQLLQSFYQTGLITFNLNEYYWQCDLAKIKILAVSNDVVEFMVDRLKKLSIATQKTLKLAACLGSKFDLATLATICEHSCLELTQDLWEALQAELIIPVSEIYQFYLEPESQNNTFNFNKDIQFDLAVPYQFLHDRVQQAAYLLIPENERALTHLKIGNLLLKSTPLAAQEEQLFTIVNHLNLGKELIHQPLEKEQLAQLNYRAGKIAKQAPAYPAAFNYFATGIKLLSPDCWQTSYDFTLNLFIATSESAYLCGKFNRMEDLFNIILKQTDNLLDRVKVYEVKIQALIAQGKPAEAVQTALKVLNWLGLNFPVKPNKLQILSSLIKTKFNLAGKKIEDLINLPILSNAKIVASGRIMMIVGSSAYSAAVELIPLITLSGVNLSIKYGNATISTFGYAGFGIILCGVLNDIDSGYRFGKLALDLVEKLNAKEQKARTMMLFNNFIRHWKEHLQSGLEPLLTGYQVGLETGDLEFAAYSVYMHCYHSYFLGKELTELEQKMTIYGDTIKNLGQETVLRLHQVYHQVILNLLGYNNHPCLLIGKAYNEQKSLPLLLEQQHRSALFDLYFHKLMMFYLFGNYVEAFDYAKMTEKYLDSAIATPSVPIFYFYDSLARLAQYHQVAQLEKRKIINRVNHNIKKLRKWSTYSSENILHKLHLVLAEKNRIFGNNSQAIEHYDRAIKLAQEQKYLNEQALAQELAAKFYLAWGKENIAQLYFTDAYYSYARWGAKAKLEDLTHNYPQLLTPIINYTPSLPVPEQYHQSLKQLDLSTIIKAYQAISKEIKLDRLLSTLLKVILENTGTQIGYLFLKLQSSAPQLIVAAKAIDDQIEIQTLSANSNSATQQFPHRITNYVQNTLTPLVINDSQSENLLINDPYFNNYLPKSILCLPILNHHRLIAILYLENNLTTHAFTQENQTVLNILCSQAAISIENANLYQSLEVLVAQEQEKTYQLELYLQELKQTQTKLLKIQNQLKHDAFHDPLTGLPNRQWLLELLQRAINLSARYPNYLYAVLFLDLDGFKTVNDSLGHLVGDQLLKIVGKILKHCVRASDTVARFGGDEFAILLEELENPQEAIAIAQRIQAHFIEPIQLNSHQITIGISIGITFGTPDYRQPEHILQDADTAMYQAKAKGKGTYVVFQLAKEDQLSSSQIYANYPHDLKKSQISKYREN from the coding sequence ATGACCAGTTTAAACCCTTTCCTAAAAGGCTATCAAATTTTTGACAAAATTTATGAAGGATTAACAACAATTGTTTATCGAGGACAAGATCTAGACAAACAAAAACCAGTAGTAATCAAACTTTTAAAAAATCAATACCCTCAAATTAACGATTTAATTAGGTTACGAAATCAATATATTATTACGAAAAATTTAGACTCAGATAGCTTGATCAAAACTTACAACCTAGAACATCACGGTCGTAGTTTTGCATTGGTGATGGAGGATTTTGGGGGAATCCCTCTGTTAGATTATTTAAAAAGTAAGAATTGTTCTAATTTAGCTAACCAAAACCTAGATGATTTTTTCGTTATCGCTATTGGCATCGCAAAAATCCTTGAACAACTATATTGCGATCGCATTATTCATCAAAATATCATTCCTAAACATATCCTAATTAATCCCCATAATCAACAAGTTAAACTGATTGATTTTGGCAATGCTTCTTTATTACCAAAAGAACATCAATTTAAACAATATTTTCCAACAAATACTGATAATTTAGCCTATATTTCTCCTGAACAAACAGGAAAAATGAACCGAGGTCTTGATTATCGCACAGATTTTTATTCAGTAGGAATTATTTTTTATCAGTTATTGACTGGACAATTACCTTTTCACAGTAAAGATTTAATTGAGTTAATTCACTTTCATCTGGCGAGAATTCCACCGCCACTACAGCAAATTAATTCTAATGTTCCATTATTGCTCAATGATTTAGTTTTAAAATTATTAGCAAAAAATCCCGAAGAACGATATCAAACTGGATTTGGTTTACGTTACGACTTGGAATTATGTCAACAACAATGGCAAGCAAACCAAAAGATTACTAATTTTATTTTAGGAACAAGAGATATATGCGATCGCTTTATTATCCCTGAAAAAGTTTACGGTAGAGAAGCAGAAATAGAAACTTTATTATCTGCTTTTGAAAGGATAACTCAAGGCGAAGCGGAAATAATTTTAGTGTCGGGTTATTCAGGAGTAGGTAAAACTGTTTTAATTCATGAAATTCGTCAACAAATTGTAAATCGAAACGGTTATTTTCTTCAAGGTAAATTTGAGCAATTTCAGCGCAGTATTCCTTTTCTTGGTATAGTTCAAGCTTTTAGTAATTTAGTTAATCAATTATTAACAGAAAATTTTACTCATTTACAGCAATGGCGAATCAAGCTTACTGAAGCTTTGGGTAAAAATGGACAGCTTATCTTAAATATTATCCCTGAGTTAGAACAAATAATTGGTAAACAGCCACCTGTTGTAGAATTAGAACCGAATGCAGCAGAAAAACGTTTTAATCTTATTTTTTATAAATTTATTCAAGTTTTTACTACTTCTAATTATCCTTTAGTTCTTTTTATTGATGATTTGCAATGGGCGGATTTATCATCTTTAAAATTAATTGAATTCTTAGTAAATAAGCCAACTAATTCTGGGTTATTAATTATTGGTGCTTATCGGGATAACGAAGTTGATTTAGCTCATCCTTTAATGTTATCGATAGAAGCAATTAAAAAATGCCATCTAACTCAAGTTAATGAAATTAAATTATCCCCTTTAAGTTTAGCTGCTTTAAATTCTTTAGTCGCTGATACTTTATCTTGTCAAAAAAAATCAGCTTTATCTTTAACTGAACTAATTTATCAAAAGACTCAAGGTAATCCCTTTTTTTCAATTCAATTACTTCAATCTTTTTATCAGACAGGTTTAATAACTTTTAATTTGAATGAGTATTATTGGCAATGTGATTTAGCTAAAATAAAAATCCTGGCTGTTAGTAATGACGTTGTAGAATTTATGGTTGATAGATTAAAAAAGCTATCAATTGCTACTCAAAAAACTTTGAAACTAGCAGCTTGTTTAGGAAGCAAATTTGATTTAGCTACTCTCGCTACTATTTGTGAGCATTCTTGCTTAGAGCTTACTCAAGATTTATGGGAAGCGTTACAAGCAGAATTAATTATACCTGTTAGTGAAATTTATCAATTTTATCTTGAACCAGAGTCACAAAATAATACATTTAATTTTAATAAAGATATACAGTTTGATTTAGCAGTTCCCTATCAATTTTTACACGACCGAGTTCAACAAGCAGCTTATTTATTAATTCCTGAAAACGAACGAGCTTTGACTCATTTAAAAATTGGTAATTTATTACTAAAGAGTACTCCACTAGCAGCACAAGAAGAACAACTTTTTACTATTGTTAATCATTTAAATTTAGGTAAAGAATTAATTCATCAACCACTAGAAAAAGAACAATTAGCACAACTAAATTATCGAGCTGGTAAAATAGCTAAACAAGCTCCCGCCTATCCAGCAGCTTTTAATTATTTTGCAACAGGAATAAAACTTTTAAGTCCGGATTGTTGGCAGACATCTTATGATTTTACTTTAAATTTATTTATTGCTACTTCAGAATCTGCTTATCTTTGTGGCAAATTTAACCGAATGGAAGATTTGTTTAATATTATCCTTAAACAAACAGACAACTTATTAGATCGAGTTAAAGTTTATGAAGTAAAAATTCAAGCTTTAATTGCTCAAGGTAAACCAGCAGAAGCAGTTCAAACTGCGTTAAAAGTTTTAAATTGGTTGGGTTTAAATTTTCCTGTCAAACCTAATAAATTGCAAATTTTATCATCGTTAATTAAAACTAAATTTAATTTAGCTGGTAAGAAAATTGAAGATTTAATTAATTTGCCCATCCTCAGTAACGCTAAAATTGTGGCATCCGGACGAATTATGATGATTGTAGGTTCTTCTGCTTATAGTGCAGCAGTTGAACTCATTCCGTTAATAACTTTGAGTGGTGTCAATTTATCTATTAAATACGGTAATGCAACTATTTCTACTTTTGGTTATGCAGGTTTCGGTATTATTTTATGTGGAGTTTTAAATGATATTGATTCTGGTTATCGCTTTGGCAAACTAGCATTAGATTTAGTCGAAAAATTAAATGCTAAAGAACAAAAAGCACGAACAATGATGCTTTTTAATAACTTTATTCGCCACTGGAAAGAGCATCTTCAATCTGGATTAGAACCGCTACTGACAGGATATCAAGTAGGTTTAGAAACTGGAGATCTAGAATTTGCTGCTTATTCAGTTTATATGCACTGTTATCATTCTTATTTTTTAGGAAAAGAATTAACAGAACTTGAACAAAAAATGACAATTTATGGAGATACAATTAAAAATTTAGGACAAGAAACTGTCTTGCGTTTGCATCAAGTTTATCATCAAGTAATTTTAAACTTGCTAGGATATAATAATCATCCTTGTTTATTAATCGGCAAAGCATATAACGAACAAAAAAGTTTACCTTTATTACTAGAACAACAACATCGTTCAGCATTATTTGATTTGTATTTTCATAAATTAATGATGTTTTATTTGTTTGGTAATTATGTTGAAGCTTTTGATTATGCAAAGATGACAGAAAAATATTTAGATAGCGCGATCGCGACTCCTTCTGTTCCTATTTTTTATTTTTATGATTCTTTAGCTCGACTAGCTCAATATCATCAAGTTGCTCAATTAGAAAAAAGAAAAATTATTAATCGAGTCAACCATAACATCAAAAAATTGCGAAAATGGTCTACTTATTCTTCAGAAAATATTTTACATAAATTACATTTAGTTTTAGCTGAAAAAAATCGTATTTTTGGTAATAATTCTCAAGCAATAGAACATTATGATCGAGCAATAAAACTAGCTCAAGAACAAAAATATTTAAACGAACAAGCATTAGCTCAAGAATTAGCTGCTAAATTTTATTTAGCTTGGGGAAAAGAAAATATTGCTCAACTTTATTTTACTGATGCTTATTACAGTTATGCACGTTGGGGTGCCAAAGCGAAGCTAGAAGATTTAACTCACAATTATCCTCAATTACTTACTCCTATTATTAATTACACACCAAGTTTACCCGTGCCAGAACAATATCATCAAAGTTTAAAACAGCTTGATTTAAGTACCATTATTAAGGCTTATCAAGCTATCTCTAAAGAAATTAAATTAGACCGTTTATTATCAACTTTGCTCAAAGTAATTCTTGAAAATACAGGAACACAAATAGGTTATCTTTTCTTAAAATTACAATCATCTGCTCCACAATTAATTGTCGCTGCCAAAGCTATTGATGATCAGATCGAGATTCAGACCTTATCTGCTAATTCAAATTCAGCAACTCAACAATTTCCCCACCGAATAACTAACTATGTTCAAAATACGTTAACACCTTTAGTAATTAATGATAGTCAATCAGAAAACTTATTAATCAACGATCCTTATTTTAATAATTATCTACCAAAATCAATTTTATGCTTGCCAATTTTAAATCATCATCGACTTATTGCTATTCTTTATTTAGAAAATAATTTAACTACTCATGCTTTTACTCAAGAAAATCAAACAGTTTTAAATATTCTTTGTTCTCAGGCTGCTATCTCTATAGAAAATGCCAATCTGTATCAAAGTTTAGAAGTTTTAGTTGCTCAAGAACAAGAAAAAACCTATCAACTAGAATTGTATTTACAAGAACTCAAACAAACTCAAACCAAATTACTCAAAATTCAAAATCAACTCAAACATGATGCTTTTCACGATCCATTAACAGGTTTACCCAATCGACAATGGCTACTTGAATTACTACAACGAGCAATTAATTTATCAGCCAGATATCCAAATTATTTGTATGCTGTTTTATTTCTTGACTTAGATGGGTTTAAAACAGTTAATGATAGTTTAGGACATCTAGTCGGCGATCAATTACTCAAAATAGTAGGTAAAATTTTAAAACATTGTGTGCGTGCTAGCGATACTGTAGCTCGTTTTGGTGGTGATGAATTTGCTATTCTTTTAGAAGAACTAGAAAACCCTCAAGAAGCGATCGCAATAGCTCAAAGAATTCAAGCCCACTTTATAGAACCAATTCAATTAAACTCTCATCAAATTACAATTGGCATAAGTATTGGGATAACTTTTGGTACTCCTGATTATCGGCAACCAGAACATATTCTTCAAGATGCAGATACAGCAATGTATCAAGCTAAAGCTAAAGGGAAAGGAACTTATGTTGTTTTTCAACTAGCTAAAGAAGATCAATTATCTTCCTCACAAATTTATGCTAATTACCCTCATGATCTTAAAAAGTCCCAGATTTCCAAGTACCGTGAAAACTAG
- a CDS encoding SMP-30/gluconolactonase/LRE family protein: MNQSLVQIIPNHSQVEQIATGFQFTEGPLWHPEGYLLFSDIPANTIYQWQPNSKAKIFRRPSGKANGNTFDLKGRLISAEHENRRVSRTETDGKIVTLVDNYQGKKLNSPNDLIVKSDGSIYFTDPPYGIQPIQEELGFYGVYRLSPEGQLTLLVDDFTRPNGIALSPDQTKLYVNDSEVGHIRVFDLQSDGSLTNGRVFAQLKDPNQEGVPDGMKVDTQGNVYSTGPGGVWIFSSEGELLEVISVPEVTTNLAWGGQNNQTLYITANTSVYRIRLQIPGLLKTK, encoded by the coding sequence ATGAACCAAAGTTTAGTTCAAATCATTCCTAACCATAGTCAAGTAGAACAGATAGCTACAGGATTTCAATTCACAGAAGGTCCTTTATGGCATCCTGAGGGCTATCTTTTATTTAGTGATATTCCTGCTAACACAATCTATCAATGGCAACCCAATAGCAAAGCTAAAATCTTTCGTCGTCCTTCTGGTAAAGCTAATGGTAATACTTTTGATCTTAAAGGAAGATTAATTTCTGCTGAACATGAAAACCGCCGTGTCTCCAGAACAGAAACAGACGGAAAAATAGTTACTTTAGTAGATAACTATCAAGGCAAAAAGTTAAATAGTCCTAACGATCTAATAGTTAAATCCGACGGCAGTATTTACTTTACCGACCCACCCTATGGAATTCAACCAATACAAGAAGAATTAGGATTTTATGGAGTTTATCGCCTCTCTCCAGAGGGACAATTAACTTTACTGGTAGATGATTTTACTCGTCCTAATGGAATTGCTTTATCCCCCGATCAAACTAAATTGTATGTTAACGATTCAGAAGTAGGACATATTCGTGTTTTTGATTTACAATCAGACGGAAGTTTAACTAACGGCCGAGTTTTTGCTCAATTAAAAGACCCAAATCAAGAAGGCGTACCTGATGGTATGAAGGTTGATACCCAAGGTAATGTTTATAGTACAGGACCAGGCGGAGTGTGGATATTTTCTTCTGAAGGAGAATTATTAGAGGTGATTTCAGTACCAGAAGTAACCACCAATTTAGCCTGGGGCGGTCAAAATAATCAAACTCTTTATATTACTGCTAATACCAGTGTTTACCGAATTCGTTTACAAATACCAGGATTATTAAAGACAAAATAA
- a CDS encoding HEAT repeat domain-containing protein translates to MLNNRFSFWFALSVTCFGLVSGNGYCLAAVFEENSYSLKLAQVESDLHNKKASVTAQNLQYEEYMAAGYEADKNRDYLAALVHFQKALVIRPQDSFAERAIINITSYAFDRYMQAGYTADRNQNYQVALVNFEKAQQIKPDSVYALTAIGNMKQYLAANAQSTQKPSTNGRNLLLMIAGLIITALVGAGVLFLLLKKGTTPPQESTEENLTSNTPPQNTVVEIPAAQSQVNPKVESSPIIASTNGNLNQVESSSAMLVSPSSSISKLDIVPELIEDLNTSDRSIRRKTIWELAQRADSRAMKPLVELMINVDSQERSLILEAMTQIASRTLKPMNQALMLSLEDENSQVRQNAIRDLTRVYDLMSQVTKRLSQAVEDSDAQVQETAKWALQQLNQMPQVPWEMTAMQDNKDSTNRM, encoded by the coding sequence ATGCTAAACAATCGCTTTTCTTTTTGGTTTGCGCTTAGTGTTACTTGCTTTGGTTTAGTTTCTGGTAATGGTTACTGTCTAGCTGCTGTCTTTGAAGAAAATTCTTATTCTTTGAAGTTAGCTCAAGTAGAATCGGATCTTCATAACAAAAAAGCTTCTGTAACAGCACAAAATTTACAGTACGAAGAATACATGGCAGCAGGTTACGAAGCGGATAAAAATCGAGATTATTTAGCTGCTTTGGTTCATTTTCAGAAAGCTTTAGTTATCCGTCCTCAAGATTCTTTCGCTGAGAGAGCTATTATTAATATTACTAGTTATGCTTTTGATCGTTATATGCAAGCTGGTTATACAGCAGACCGAAATCAAAACTATCAAGTTGCTTTGGTTAATTTTGAAAAGGCACAACAAATTAAACCAGATTCGGTTTATGCGCTGACAGCAATTGGTAATATGAAGCAGTATTTAGCTGCTAATGCTCAATCAACTCAAAAACCATCAACTAATGGTCGTAATTTATTATTAATGATTGCAGGATTAATTATTACGGCGCTGGTTGGTGCGGGAGTATTATTTTTATTATTAAAAAAGGGTACTACACCTCCACAAGAGTCAACTGAAGAGAATTTAACTTCTAATACACCTCCTCAAAATACAGTTGTTGAAATTCCTGCTGCTCAATCTCAAGTTAATCCTAAGGTTGAATCCAGTCCGATCATAGCTTCTACTAATGGCAATTTAAATCAAGTTGAATCATCATCGGCGATGTTGGTTTCTCCCAGTAGTAGTATTTCTAAATTAGATATTGTTCCTGAATTAATTGAAGATTTAAACACAAGCGATCGCTCTATCCGCCGTAAAACAATCTGGGAACTAGCTCAAAGGGCTGATTCTCGAGCTATGAAACCTTTAGTAGAGTTAATGATTAATGTTGATTCTCAAGAGAGAAGTCTTATTTTGGAGGCGATGACTCAAATTGCTAGTCGTACTCTCAAACCAATGAATCAAGCTTTGATGTTATCTCTGGAAGATGAAAATTCTCAAGTTAGACAAAATGCGATTCGAGATTTAACTAGAGTCTACGATCTGATGTCTCAAGTTACTAAACGTTTATCTCAAGCGGTGGAAGATTCTGATGCTCAAGTTCAAGAAACAGCTAAGTGGGCATTGCAACAGTTGAATCAAATGCCTCAAGTTCCTTGGGAAATGACGGCAATGCAGGATAATAAAGATTCGACCAATCGAATGTAG